The DNA region tcttttatttctattttctcGGAATCGTTGTTGATTGGAAGTACCAATTTTGAAAGGATTTCGTCATGGTCGTGATATTTGAACGGTGCATGTTCCCGGTGTAATACGGAGTTTGTCTCGGTAAAGTGACGTTTGGCTCCTTAGTGCTGCGGATGAGATCTCGAAGTGTTTCGATTGAAGCTCTCCGTAGGATGAAGTTATGTTGGGTGTGTGAAGTTCTGTTCCAGATGAGATCTCGACAATAGTCGATCGATGTTCTCCGGTGTTGGTGTCGGGTGGTTTCCAGCGTCGAATCTCCCGGCGGTGGAAATTTTCAGCACATGGTGTGCTTTTCTCGTGAGGTTAGCATGTGGCTTGTTTGTCTTTGAATTATTGTTGGACcttggatttgttttttttttctttttcggtTTGTAGTATTTTGGGCTGCCCTTAGTATGGATCTTTATGTATAACCTTTTCTTGCTAAATGTATAGATAGATGGCAAAAAAGAAAATCctaaaactttatatattttggaacaGAGAGAATGGTGATGATTGGTTCGGCATAAAAATTTAGATGTACAAATTTAGCTGTAGATAAATTGTTTATAGCTATACAGTTGTTACCGAAGATTTTTTTGCAGAGACTTTTGCTGTAATTAAATTTGTTGTAGCTGTAAGTTATAGACTGTagacatttaaaaataaaatatgtgaaatattaatgtatatataaaataattaatttttatcaattaaagaatttatattaatttttttataaattatcaaagtttactattatttaaaatgtgatatgtaaataataacgattttattcaaaatatttcaatcaatttaaaaacatccaaatttatattaaacatttaaagatgatttaattatgattatctaatttactttatattatagatagttttttcattttatagattctacagtttataaaagagagttttaggttttatacataaaacacataagaaaaaaaattgctttAACTTTTTTGTTGTAGCCTTAAAAATAAAGCTAAAGTACGATTggtaaaaaattatagaaacttGATGTAGACTTTAACTACTAAAATTAAAGCTACAACATGATTggtaaaatttaatgatttaaaaataaataaaactaaataacaaGATAAAGTCCAACCGATCATCAACAATATACTATTACAAAATGTCTAACATCATCACAGTAAGGCTTTGACTTGAAGATAAAATAACGACAATATAACACTTTCCCTGCAGAAGTAACggaataaaaatatctaataaaacTGAGTTCCTTttgcaaaagaaacaaataatgtttcaaaaaattatacgTCAGCTGATATTGAGTCGGCTCATTCTTGGCAGTACATGAACCGAAACCGGTTCAAGCCCTTCAGGGTTCTCCACGGTCCAAATCTTCGCCGGCTCCGCCACAACATCCACCACCACAATTCTTCCGTCAACGGTAACAACACAGAGTTTGCCTGAGACCGCCGTAACTTGCTGAGCTCCTTTAAGCATCTCTTCTCCACCTTCCACAACCGTTACTTCTCTCCACTCTCTCTCCTCCTCATTGTATATTCTCACTGTTCCATTCCTCTCATCAACCGAATAAAGCGTCTCCTCCTCCATCGCCGCCACCGGACCTCTCCATCCCGCCACCATTTCCTCCGGCATCGCTTCCCAATCGTCGTCAACGACGTCGTATATAGCTCCTTCTTTAACCGCGTCGCCTTTAACATTCACCATTAAAAGCTTCTTTCTCCATCCAACTGCGTCAATGGCTTCACGGCTGAACCGTGAGTCTCTCATCTCTCTTAACTTCTGCCAGTTACTCTGAGTATGATCCGTGAGATCCAGTTTCTCGACCGATTTCGCGACGACTGGGGAGAACTGAGAACCCATACCACTAGCAACGTATACAGCTCCGCCGCAAGCTCCGGTTGCGCACCACCGTCTCGGGGATTCCAAAGGAGGCCCGGAGGTCCAAGTGGAAGAGATTGGATCGAAAATTAGAGGTTGAGAGATCGCCGGAGAAAAGTCCCGGTTACTTCCGGCGATGAGAACGAGTTTTCCGGCGGCGGAGACGCACTGAATCGGGAAGTTAAATGAAACAAACGACGGATGACGGTAGAGAATCCGGTGAAGAGGTGGGAcgggtggaggaggaggaagcggGTCCCATTTGGAAGAAACCGGGTCGAAACACATAAACCGGATAGCTGGGTTGACCCGAGCCGGATCCGAGTTCGAATCCACCAAAAGCGCgtagagagaagagaagggTGGAAACTCGGGGGAGTAAACGAGGCGGCGCCACCGTGTACAAACGGCGGCGAGAAGTGACGGACGGTAGACGAGGGAAAGGCAGATCTCCGATACGTGGTCGGGAAGTCCTTCGATTATGGCGATTTCTTTTCCGCCGTCGATTCTTCTTCGCTTCGCCGGCGGTGATACCGCCGCGACAGTAGCCATTGATCCAGACCGTTTCAGTTTCTTTGCTCTGTTATCGTGTTTTATGGTTAACTGTTTTCAGCTTTACGGATTTAATGATCCAGACAGACCGTTTCAAAAAAAAGCTTTTAGGATTTAATGAGATTGCGTGAACTGTAATGAACGAGAGGGAAAAGTTCTGTAGGGACAGCGAGCCATATATCAAAAAGGCCAAAGTTGGAAAGTGTTAACATCGATAATAAATACATAAAGCTCACTAGGAAAATacttattttacatttatagcATCATATATGATTATAGGCAAGTGGTATTTATATGACAAAGtttgacatatttaattaacaataaCGAAACAACAtgttattaaaacaaatatcttATAAAATCTTCAGGAATAATTCGGTTTCTAATAATATTACTTAAGTTTTGAAAgtatatagttttgaaatttttatttttaaataatttgtagcTAAATTTTTATGTCTATAATaagattaaaagttaaaaaatataattgttacaCATTCTCTACATATTCATATCCAATTACATAAGAATATAAAACTACTATATCAGTTCTATAAATTACTtctgaaatatattatatagtttattaatacTTGATTACCAAAAATGATCTTATGagcattatatatttattatataaatcacACACTTAATTACCATAAGTTATTTTATGCCATATATTTAGATAGTTTGGATATTGATACAAATTGATTCTAAAACTGATTTTCTTACtcatacaataaataaaaatagaacatccattaacaaataaaattataataatttttcttaaactcATAGACACCTAAGCAAAAATCAAGTTCTCATTtaataatgaaatttaaaaaaatagattttataaattaatatataagattgtATAAATGACTTACAATCTCTTATAATAATTTAGAACAAATAACAAGCcaagatatataattttaaaaacgtatttataattttataaatgatttataaaacatGTATGAACTATATTAGacattaatagttattataatactatatatacaaatataaggatttatatatgaatataaaagaattatataaattctaatattttttgtttattattttatgtagtttataaatatataaaagattgatCACATTATTACTCTTTATATAGTTTCAGTAATTAGCTACCATAAACAATAATTATTTGTAATgttatgtatattattttgaaagTGATATTAATTGATTAGTAACTTATCTTTTTTagatctaataaaaataaataaaaattaaaaatgatagaccagtaaaatataacaattttttaagaGTTCACCTATGATCGACACGTAAACAAAAATCACTTAAGtgacttctcaattaatatatagtgggATAGTAGGATAGTAGAATGAggtttcaatatatattttataaattaatttatcagtttatataaatgacttataacctcttataataatttaaaatatatgataagcaaagataaacaatttataaatgtacttataatttttataaatgatttgtaAAACATATATGAACTTATAAGACGTCAATAGTTATTATAACaattaatatacaaatataatattttaaatgagaatataaaatcattacatcgatttagtttattattttatgtattttatcaaatataaaaattgatcaACATTAATACTATCTCTATAATTTCAcaaattagttaccataaataattatttttaatattatgtagaTTATTTGTTAAGtgatattaattggttatagacttaccttttctttttatatctaattaaaataaataaaaattaaaaattatcgacaaattaaattataaatttcttttaagAGTTCATCTATGATcgacaagtaaaaaaaaatcacttaattGACTTCTCAACTAGAAAAGCCATGTTTGGATGGTGTGGAAATAATAAAACCGAAATGTAaacttaatttttaatataaactagattttgatccaccTTTCAAAGCgcatatatttttcaatttccaaattttatatatataatatttgtaatttaatatttatatatattattcaattttcATTACAGATTTAGAGAGCATTTGAAGTTCCAGTTTGTAGAACGTTTTTCATGTATTTCACTTTGTGACAATAAAATGATTACTTTTATATGATTATGTGTTAGTTAAttgattatttaattattttaaatagtctaaattatttacaataatGTTGATTGAGTATTtgcaatttattaattttgtgaaaccagatttatatactcaTAGTTACATGATAAGATTTGGTAAGATAATGATACACATTAATGATTTCATTTAATAACatgaaattataattataggGAACATATTTATACTAGTATATGGAAATTTAAATATCCTTCACTCATGTcaaaaaaaataagacaaataattttcaaaattatcatcATTACAAACATCGGTAAGGTAAACAACTttttaaagaatattattttaaatgaaaaccacaaaaaatgtattttggaaatttaagtataaacattaaacattataaggattatatttattttaataaattgtaaTCTTTTATAGATTACAGCTTCAAACGACTACTGACATCTATACAATAATTGCATCTAAATCCTAAACTGTCCAATCATTATTTAAAAACCCAATCGGTGAACCAAATTTCTAACTATGCTTTCTAA from Raphanus sativus cultivar WK10039 chromosome 8, ASM80110v3, whole genome shotgun sequence includes:
- the LOC108833974 gene encoding F-box/kelch-repeat protein SKIP25 yields the protein MATVAAVSPPAKRRRIDGGKEIAIIEGLPDHVSEICLSLVYRPSLLAAVCTRWRRLVYSPEFPPFSSLYALLVDSNSDPARVNPAIRFMCFDPVSSKWDPLPPPPPVPPLHRILYRHPSFVSFNFPIQCVSAAGKLVLIAGSNRDFSPAISQPLIFDPISSTWTSGPPLESPRRWCATGACGGAVYVASGMGSQFSPVVAKSVEKLDLTDHTQSNWQKLREMRDSRFSREAIDAVGWRKKLLMVNVKGDAVKEGAIYDVVDDDWEAMPEEMVAGWRGPVAAMEEETLYSVDERNGTVRIYNEEEREWREVTVVEGGEEMLKGAQQVTAVSGKLCVVTVDGRIVVVDVVAEPAKIWTVENPEGLEPVSVHVLPRMSRLNIS